Proteins from a single region of Urocitellus parryii isolate mUroPar1 chromosome 4, mUroPar1.hap1, whole genome shotgun sequence:
- the Pomt1 gene encoding protein O-mannosyl-transferase 1 isoform X1: MLGVLKRPIVVTADVNLNVVALTGMGLLSRLWQLSYPRAVVFDEVYYGQYISFYMKRIFFLDDSGPPFGHMLLALGGYLGGFDGNFLWNRIGAEYTSNVPVWSLRLLPALAGALSIPMAYQIVTELHFSHSAAMGAALLMLMENALITQSRLMLLESLLIFFNLLAVLSYLKFFNSQKHSPFSLQWWFWLVLTGVACACAIGIKYMGVFTYFLVLGVAAVHAWHLIGDQTLSNVCVFFHLLARVVALLGIPVILYLLFFYVHLMLVYRSGPHDQIMSSAFQASLEGGLARITQGQPLEVAFGSQVTLRSVFGKPLPCWLHSHQSTYPMIYENGRGSSHQQQVTCYPFKDVNNWWIVKDPGRHQLVVNSPLRPVRHGDVVQLVHGMTTRLLNTHDVAAPLSPHAQEVSCYIDYNISMPAQNLWRVDIVNRESDREVWKTILSEVRFVHVNTSAILKLSGAHLPDWGFQQLEVVGEKLSRGHHGSMMWNVEEHRYGKSQEQRERELELHSPTEVDISRNLSFMAKFSELQWRMLTLRSEDSEHRYSSTPLQWVALDTSIAYWLHPTTSAQIHLLGNIVIWASASLATAAYTVLFFWYLLRRRRSICDLPEDAWRQWALTGALCVGGWALNYLPFFLMEKTLFLYHYLPALTFQILLLPVVLQHVSDHLCRSQVQRSLFSALVIAWYSTACHVSNMLRPLTYGDRSLSPSELQALRWKDSWDILIRKH; the protein is encoded by the exons ATGTTGGGAGTTCTGAAGCGCCCTATAGTGGTGACGGCTGACGTCAACCTGAATGTGGTGGCTCTGACTGGAATGGGACTTCTGAGCCGACTGTGGCAGCTCTCCTACCCGCGCGCTGTGGT ttttgatGAAGTGTATTATGGGCAATACATCTCTTTTTACATGAAACGGATCTTCTTTTTGGATGACAGTGGACCACCATTTGGCCACATGCTGCTGGCCTTGGGAG gttACTTAGGAGGATTTGATGGTAACTTTTTGTGGAACCGAATTGGagcag AATACACCAGCAATGTGCCTGTGTGGTCCTTGCGCCTGCTGCCGGCACTTGCTGGGGCACTCTCCATCCCCATGGCCTACCAGATAGTGACTGAGCTCCACTTTTCTCACTCTGCTGCCATGGGAGCTGCCCTGTTGATGCTTATGG AGAACGCCCTGATCACTCAGTCCAGGCTTATGCTTTTGGAGTcgttgttaatattttttaatctattggcTGTGTTATCCTACTTGAAGTTCTTCAACTCCCAAAAACACAG CCCTTTCTCTCTGCAATGGTGGTTCTGGCTGGTGCTAACTGGGGTCGCTTGTGCCTGCGCCATTGG CATCAAATACATGGGTGTTTTCACCTACTTTCTTGTGCTTGGTGTCGCTGCCGTCCATGCCTGGCACCTGATTGGAGACCAGACCTTGTCAAAT GTCTGTGTGTTTTTTCACTTGCTTGCCAGAGTGGTGGCCTTATTGGGCATCCCGGTCATCCTGTACTTACTCTTCTTCTATGTCCACTTGATGCTGGTCTACCGCTCTGGGCCCCATGACCAGATCATGTCTAGTGCCTTCCAAGCCAGCTTGGAG GGAGGGCTGGCCCGCATTACCCAAGGCCAGCCACTGGAGGTGGCCTTCGGTTCCCAGGTCACCCTGAGGAGCGTCTTTGGCAAACCCCTGCCCTGCTGGCTCCACTCTCACCAAAGCACCTACCCCATGAT ATATGAGAATGGCCGGGGCAGCTCCCACCAGCAGCAGGTGACCTGTTACCCCTTCAAGGATGTCAACAACTGGTGGATCGTGAAGGATCCTGGGAG GCATCAGCTGGTGGTGAACAGCCCTCTGCGGCCTGTGCGGCACGGGGACGTGGTGCAGCTGGTGCACGGCATGACCACCCGCCTCCTCAACAC GCATGATGTCGCGGCCCCACTGAGCCCCCACGCCCAGGAGGTCTCCTGCTACATCGACTACAACATCTCCATGCCCGCCCAGAATCTCTGGAGGGTG GACATTGTGAACAGAGAGTCAGATAGAGAAGTCTGGAAGACCATCTTGTCAGAGGTGCGCTTTGTGCACGTGAACACGTCCGCCATATTGAAG CTGAGCGGGGCACACCTCCCCGACTGGGGGTTCCAGCAGCTGGAGGTCGTAGGGGAGAAGCTGTCACGGGGTCACCATGGGAGCATGATGTGGAACGTGGAGGAGCACCGGTATGGCAAAA GCCAGGAGCAAAGGGAGAGGGAGCTGGAACTGCACTCCCCTACTGAGGTCGACATCAGCAGGAACCTCAGCTTTATGGCCAAATTCTCGGAACTGCAG TGGAGGATGCTGACGCTGCGCAGCGAGGACTCTGAGCACAGGTACAGCTCCACGCCGCTGCAGTGGGTCGCCCTGGACACCAGCATCGCCTACTGGCTGCACCCCACAACCAGT GCTCAGATCCACCTGCTTGGAAACATTGTGATCTGGGCCTCTGCCAGCCTCGCCACAGCGGCCTACACCGTGCTCTTCTTCTGGTACCTGCTCAGACGGCGAAGGAGTATCTGTGACCTCCCTGAGG ATGCCTGGCGGCAGTGGGCTTTAACCGGGGCCCTGTGTGTTGGCGGCTGGGCACTGAACTACCTGCCCTTCTTCCTGATGGAGAAGACACTCTTCCTCTACCACTACCTGCCTGCACTCACCTTCCAGATCCTTCTGCTCCCAGTTGTCCTGCAGCACGTCAGTGATCACCTGTGCAG GTCCCAGGTGCAGAGAAGCCTTTTCAGTGCCCTGGTCATAGCCTGGTATTCCACTGCATGCCACGTGTCAAACATGCTGCGCCCACTGACCTACGGGGACAGGTCACTCTCACCCAGTGAACTCCAGGCCCTTCGCTGGAAAGATAGCTGGGACATCCTGATCCGAAAACACTAG
- the Pomt1 gene encoding protein O-mannosyl-transferase 1 isoform X2 has translation MLGVLKRPIVVTADVNLNVVALTGMGLLSRLWQLSYPRAVVFDEVYYGQYISFYMKRIFFLDDSGPPFGHMLLALGGYLGGFDGNFLWNRIGAEYTSNVPVWSLRLLPALAGALSIPMAYQIVTELHFSHSAAMGAALLMLMENALITQSRLMLLESLLIFFNLLAVLSYLKFFNSQKHSPFSLQWWFWLVLTGVACACAIGIKYMGVFTYFLVLGVAAVHAWHLIGDQTLSNVCVFFHLLARVVALLGIPVILYLLFFYVHLMLVYRSGPHDQIMSSAFQASLEGGLARITQGQPLEVAFGSQVTLRSVFGKPLPCWLHSHQSTYPMIYENGRGSSHQQQVTCYPFKDVNNWWIVKDPGRHQLVVNSPLRPVRHGDVVQLVHGMTTRLLNTHDVAAPLSPHAQEVSCYIDYNISMPAQNLWRVDIVNRESDREVWKTILSEVRFVHVNTSAILKLSGAHLPDWGFQQLEVVGEKLSRGHHGSMMWNVEEHRYGKTEAHALLQWRMLTLRSEDSEHRYSSTPLQWVALDTSIAYWLHPTTSAQIHLLGNIVIWASASLATAAYTVLFFWYLLRRRRSICDLPEDAWRQWALTGALCVGGWALNYLPFFLMEKTLFLYHYLPALTFQILLLPVVLQHVSDHLCRSQVQRSLFSALVIAWYSTACHVSNMLRPLTYGDRSLSPSELQALRWKDSWDILIRKH, from the exons ATGTTGGGAGTTCTGAAGCGCCCTATAGTGGTGACGGCTGACGTCAACCTGAATGTGGTGGCTCTGACTGGAATGGGACTTCTGAGCCGACTGTGGCAGCTCTCCTACCCGCGCGCTGTGGT ttttgatGAAGTGTATTATGGGCAATACATCTCTTTTTACATGAAACGGATCTTCTTTTTGGATGACAGTGGACCACCATTTGGCCACATGCTGCTGGCCTTGGGAG gttACTTAGGAGGATTTGATGGTAACTTTTTGTGGAACCGAATTGGagcag AATACACCAGCAATGTGCCTGTGTGGTCCTTGCGCCTGCTGCCGGCACTTGCTGGGGCACTCTCCATCCCCATGGCCTACCAGATAGTGACTGAGCTCCACTTTTCTCACTCTGCTGCCATGGGAGCTGCCCTGTTGATGCTTATGG AGAACGCCCTGATCACTCAGTCCAGGCTTATGCTTTTGGAGTcgttgttaatattttttaatctattggcTGTGTTATCCTACTTGAAGTTCTTCAACTCCCAAAAACACAG CCCTTTCTCTCTGCAATGGTGGTTCTGGCTGGTGCTAACTGGGGTCGCTTGTGCCTGCGCCATTGG CATCAAATACATGGGTGTTTTCACCTACTTTCTTGTGCTTGGTGTCGCTGCCGTCCATGCCTGGCACCTGATTGGAGACCAGACCTTGTCAAAT GTCTGTGTGTTTTTTCACTTGCTTGCCAGAGTGGTGGCCTTATTGGGCATCCCGGTCATCCTGTACTTACTCTTCTTCTATGTCCACTTGATGCTGGTCTACCGCTCTGGGCCCCATGACCAGATCATGTCTAGTGCCTTCCAAGCCAGCTTGGAG GGAGGGCTGGCCCGCATTACCCAAGGCCAGCCACTGGAGGTGGCCTTCGGTTCCCAGGTCACCCTGAGGAGCGTCTTTGGCAAACCCCTGCCCTGCTGGCTCCACTCTCACCAAAGCACCTACCCCATGAT ATATGAGAATGGCCGGGGCAGCTCCCACCAGCAGCAGGTGACCTGTTACCCCTTCAAGGATGTCAACAACTGGTGGATCGTGAAGGATCCTGGGAG GCATCAGCTGGTGGTGAACAGCCCTCTGCGGCCTGTGCGGCACGGGGACGTGGTGCAGCTGGTGCACGGCATGACCACCCGCCTCCTCAACAC GCATGATGTCGCGGCCCCACTGAGCCCCCACGCCCAGGAGGTCTCCTGCTACATCGACTACAACATCTCCATGCCCGCCCAGAATCTCTGGAGGGTG GACATTGTGAACAGAGAGTCAGATAGAGAAGTCTGGAAGACCATCTTGTCAGAGGTGCGCTTTGTGCACGTGAACACGTCCGCCATATTGAAG CTGAGCGGGGCACACCTCCCCGACTGGGGGTTCCAGCAGCTGGAGGTCGTAGGGGAGAAGCTGTCACGGGGTCACCATGGGAGCATGATGTGGAACGTGGAGGAGCACCGGTATGGCAAAA CTGAGGCCCATGCTTTGTTGCAGTGGAGGATGCTGACGCTGCGCAGCGAGGACTCTGAGCACAGGTACAGCTCCACGCCGCTGCAGTGGGTCGCCCTGGACACCAGCATCGCCTACTGGCTGCACCCCACAACCAGT GCTCAGATCCACCTGCTTGGAAACATTGTGATCTGGGCCTCTGCCAGCCTCGCCACAGCGGCCTACACCGTGCTCTTCTTCTGGTACCTGCTCAGACGGCGAAGGAGTATCTGTGACCTCCCTGAGG ATGCCTGGCGGCAGTGGGCTTTAACCGGGGCCCTGTGTGTTGGCGGCTGGGCACTGAACTACCTGCCCTTCTTCCTGATGGAGAAGACACTCTTCCTCTACCACTACCTGCCTGCACTCACCTTCCAGATCCTTCTGCTCCCAGTTGTCCTGCAGCACGTCAGTGATCACCTGTGCAG GTCCCAGGTGCAGAGAAGCCTTTTCAGTGCCCTGGTCATAGCCTGGTATTCCACTGCATGCCACGTGTCAAACATGCTGCGCCCACTGACCTACGGGGACAGGTCACTCTCACCCAGTGAACTCCAGGCCCTTCGCTGGAAAGATAGCTGGGACATCCTGATCCGAAAACACTAG
- the Uck1 gene encoding uridine-cytidine kinase 1 — MASAGGGDCGAAGPEADRPQPRPFLIGVSGGTASGKSTVCEKIMELLGQNEVDHRQRKLVILSQDRFYKVLTAEQKAKALKGQYNFDHPDAFDNDLMHRTLKNIVEGKTVEVPTYDFVTHSRLPETTVVYPADVVLFEGILVFYSQEIRDMFHLRLFVDTDSDVRLSRRVLRDVHRGRDLEQILTQYTTFVKPAFEEFCLPTKKYADVIIPRGVDNMVAINLIVQHIQDILNGDLCKRHRGGANGRSYKRTFSEPGDHPRVLASGRRSHLESSSRPH, encoded by the exons ATGGCTTCGGCGGGAGGTGGCGACTGCGGGGCCGCCGGGCCCGAGGCTGACCGCCCGCAGCCGCGGCCCTTCCTGATCGGCGTGAGCGGCGGCACGGCGAGCGGGAAG TCCACGGTGTGTGAGAAGATCATGGAGCTACTGGGACAGAACGAGGTGGACCACCGGCAGCGCAAGCTGGTCATCCTGAGCCAGGACCGGTTCTATAAGGTCCTGACCGCGGAGCAGAAGGCTAAGGCCTTGAAGGGACAGTACAATTTCGACCACCCAG ATGCTTTTGATAATGATTTGATGCACAGGACTCTGAAAAACATTGTGGAGGGCAAAACTGTTGAAGTCCCAACCTACGATTTTGTGACCCACTCAAG GTTGCCGGAAACCACTGTGGTCTATCCTGCAGACGTGGTTCTGTTCGAAGGCATCTTGGTGTTCTATAGCCAGGAGATTCGGGACATGTTCCACCTGCGCCTCTTCGTGGACACGGACTCTGACGTCAGGCTCTCTCGGAGAG TTCTCCGGGATGTGCACCGCGGGAGGGACCTAGAGCAGATCCTGACCCAGTACACCACCTTCGTCAAGCCCGCCTTCGAGGAGTTCTGCCTTCCG ACAAAGAAGTATGCTGACGTCATCATCCCTCGAGGGGTTGACAATATGG TTGCCATCAACCTGATTGTGCAGCACATCCAGGACATCTTGAATGGCGACCTCTGTAAGCGGCACCGAGGGGGAGCCAACGGGCGGAGCTACAAGAGGACCTTCTCTGAGCCAGGAGACCACCCCAGGGTGCTGGCCTCTGGCAGACGGTCGCACCTGGAGTCCAGCAGCAGACCCCACTGA